A stretch of the Thunnus thynnus chromosome 7, fThuThy2.1, whole genome shotgun sequence genome encodes the following:
- the ccdc150 gene encoding coiled-coil domain-containing protein 150 isoform X3, with product MSRSAMPSLSVEATAPEALSLLDQRLLLAEEQTEALIQDMGSLGVSRDQILGSAERMDATQRPVSPLKIRHVLGDVGMLWQQCDSLVSRVCRMESLLQTLKLTVFRLEIERELDPSHTARLKQQLAALQQESEEEQQASRREVMKLRDQLHQAYQERDEARTEVQQMGMTLGAATAAKMDVALAAEELKIVKSEMSQKLIEMKEQMRQESVCSHEAMKSHGELLQRVKEMERVVEMERRQALLLQSDCQALHVEVQTSRQRFEEEKDRSRQLKEQTEIKDSLVFELKTELKRQQRENSKLLKEGRELRAAAERVQTLNTQLQSQCSQLSSALRSLTVKNTQQQSEHQANLKAERSRTVKQLQEQDLLLEAARHNIQAELQVVLTDKASLQMELEKLKGEHAQLQQSSSIAQETAVTQRELLERTIERLRGEMCTAKKEEDTMRKHLEGSKAELCLIVTKLEGERSTLETQLSEAKLEVGSLSSALQSQQDENRKLMGKVTALEQQQHALQQVDQTLKYRTDDKNKLAFDKGKLKISELEALQNFCDPSGKVVSQTLENILASHTRFQLNSQTQQQDLGGREQELDTLKKDRLQVQREIRKHQTEVEKLQQLLTSSHSKNNGALESLQKALDTATVDNKRLAKSLEQAVLTNSSLHSKLEQARDWYQGTITLRDEELREARSKIHHLSEELATIKHQTREDYKSSMRTLQREISELKMTVKDSASGSGDLSKANRELRRRMCELEQLVSKQKACIKEQRSQLRQQQDSGNLQDNSQKVEQLFPWSSSSN from the exons ATGTCCCGCTCAGCCATGCCGTCCCTCAGTGTTGAGGCCACAGCCCCAGAGGCTCTGTCCCTTCTGGACCAGCGCTTGTTGTTGGCGGAGGAGCAGACTGAAGCTCTTATTCAAGACATGGGCTCACTGGGAGTTTCAAGGGACCAAATCTTAGGATCTGCAGAGAGAATGGATGCTACTCAACGGCCTGTGAGTCCCCTGAAGATACGTCATGTCCTGGGGGATGTAGGCATGCTGTGGCAACAGTGCGACTCTCTAGTGAGCCGAGTGTGTCGCATGGAAAGCCTGCTACAGACTCTGAAACTCACAGTCTTTCGTCTTGAGATTGAGAGAGAGCTGGATCCTTCTCACACAG CACGTCtgaagcagcagctggcagcacTGCAGCAGGAGAGTGAAGAGGAGCAGCAGGCCTCCAGGAGGGAGGTGATGAAGCTCAGGGACCAACTTCACCAGGCTTACCAGGAGAGAGATGAAGCCCGCACAGAGGTGCAGCAGATGGGGATGACACTGGGGGCAGCTACTGCTGCCAAG ATGGATGTGGCTCTGGCTGCCGAGGAGCTGAAGATTGTCAAATCAGAGATGAGTCAGAAACTGATAGAG ATGAAAGAGCAGATGAGGCAGGAGTCCGTCTGTTCCCATGAAGCCATGAAATCTCACGGTGAGCTTCTCCAGCGGGTtaaggagatggagagagtggtggagatggagaggagacag GCTTTGCTGCTGCAGTCAGATTGCCAGGCGCTGCATGTGGAGGTCCAGACCAGCCGGCAGCGatttgaggaagaaaaagacagaagcaGACAGCTCAAAGAACAGACAG AAATTAAAGACTCCCTTGTGTTTGAGttaaaaactgaactgaaa aggcagcagagagaaaacagtaaACTACTGAAAGAGGgcagagagctgagagctgctgcagagagagTCCAG ACCCTGAACACGCAGCTGCAAAGTCAGTGCTCACAGCTCAGTTCTGCCCTGCGTTCACTCACGGTGAAGAATACACAGCAACAGTCTGAACATCAGGCCAACTTAAAg GCCGAGAGGAGTCGTACTGTCAAGCAACTGCAAGAGCAAGACCTGCTGCTAGAGGCAGCCAGACACAACATTCAGGCTGAGCTGCAGGTGGTGCTAACAGACAAAGCTAGCCTGCAGATGGAGCT GGAGAAGCTGAAAGGTGAACATGCCCAGCTCCAGCAGAGCTCCTCGATTGCACAGGAGACAGCGGTCACTCAGAGGGAACTGCTGGAGCGGACCATTGAAAGGCTGCGGGGGGAAATGTGTACAGCCAAAAAAGAGGAGGACACAATGAGGAAACACCTGGAGGGTTCCAAAGCTGAG TTATGTCTGATTGTCACTAAGTTGGAGGGTGAGCGGAGCACTCTGGAGACCCAACTGAGTGAGGCCAAG CTGGAGGTGGGATCCCTGAGCTCAGCTTTACAGAGTCAGCAGGACGAGAACAGGAAGCTCATGGGAAAAGTGACTGCATTAGAGCAGCAACAG CATGCTTTGCAGCAGGTGGACCAGACACTGAAGTATCGAACTGACGACAAAAACAAGCTGGCCTTTGATAAAGGGAAACTTAag ATCAGTGAACTGGAGGCCTTGCAGAATTTCTGTGATCCTTCAGGGAAAGTTGTCAGTCAAACCCTGGAAAACATCCTGGCCTCCCATACCAGATTCCAACTCAACAGCCAGACGCAGCAGCAGGACTTGGGGGGGCGAGAACAAGAGCTGGACACTCTCAAGAAGGACAG GCTGCAGGTCCAGAGAGAGATCAGGAAACACCAGACAGAGGTGGAGAAACTCCAGCAACTCCTGACATCTTCTCATTCCAAGAACAACGGAGCT TTGGAATCCTTGCAGAAGGCCTTGGACACAGCCACAGTGGACAACAAGAGACTGGCCAAGAGTCTGGAGCAGGCTGTGTTGACCAACAGCAGTTTACATAGCAAACTGGAGCAGGCCAGAGACTGGTACCAGGGCACTATCACACTGAG AGATGAAGAGCTACGGGAGGCTCGGTCAAAGATCCATCATTTGTCTGAAGAGCTGGCCACAATAAAGCATCAAACGAGGGAAGACTACAAATCGTCCATGAGGACACTGCAGCGTGAAATCTCAGAG ctgaaaatgacaGTTAAGGATTCTGCAAGCGGGTCAGGTGACCTGTCCAAGGCTAATCGGGAACTGCGCCGACGGATGTGCGAGCTAGAGCAGCTGGTGTCCAAACAGAAAGCTTGTATCAAAGAGCAGAGGAGCCAGCTGAGGCAACAGCAGGACAGCGGAAATTTACAGGACAACTCTCAGAAAGTTGAG CAACTTTTTCCATGGAGTAGTAGCAGCAACTAA
- the ccdc150 gene encoding coiled-coil domain-containing protein 150 isoform X2: MSRSAMPSLSVEATAPEALSLLDQRLLLAEEQTEALIQDMGSLGVSRDQILGSAERMDATQRPVSPLKIRHVLGDVGMLWQQCDSLVSRVCRMESLLQTLKLTVFRLEIERELDPSHTARLKQQLAALQQESEEEQQASRREVMKLRDQLHQAYQERDEARTEVQQMGMTLGAATAAKMDVALAAEELKIVKSEMSQKLIEMKEQMRQESVCSHEAMKSHGELLQRVKEMERVVEMERRQALLLQSDCQALHVEVQTSRQRFEEEKDRSRQLKEQTEIKDSLVFELKTELKRQQRENSKLLKEGRELRAAAERVQAERSRTVKQLQEQDLLLEAARHNIQAELQVVLTDKASLQMELEKLKGEHAQLQQSSSIAQETAVTQRELLERTIERLRGEMCTAKKEEDTMRKHLEGSKAELCLIVTKLEGERSTLETQLSEAKLEVGSLSSALQSQQDENRKLMGKVTALEQQQHALQQVDQTLKYRTDDKNKLAFDKGKLKISELEALQNFCDPSGKVVSQTLENILASHTRFQLNSQTQQQDLGGREQELDTLKKDRLQVQREIRKHQTEVEKLQQLLTSSHSKNNGALESLQKALDTATVDNKRLAKSLEQAVLTNSSLHSKLEQARDWYQGTITLRDEELREARSKIHHLSEELATIKHQTREDYKSSMRTLQREISELKMTVKDSASGSGDLSKANRELRRRMCELEQLVSKQKACIKEQRSQLRQQQDSGNLQDNSQKVESLEESTRDLPEKESTDRTLQDIRVNSQQVLSKQDAELERWTSTIQRWEAKRELAHVVGGPSL; encoded by the exons ATGTCCCGCTCAGCCATGCCGTCCCTCAGTGTTGAGGCCACAGCCCCAGAGGCTCTGTCCCTTCTGGACCAGCGCTTGTTGTTGGCGGAGGAGCAGACTGAAGCTCTTATTCAAGACATGGGCTCACTGGGAGTTTCAAGGGACCAAATCTTAGGATCTGCAGAGAGAATGGATGCTACTCAACGGCCTGTGAGTCCCCTGAAGATACGTCATGTCCTGGGGGATGTAGGCATGCTGTGGCAACAGTGCGACTCTCTAGTGAGCCGAGTGTGTCGCATGGAAAGCCTGCTACAGACTCTGAAACTCACAGTCTTTCGTCTTGAGATTGAGAGAGAGCTGGATCCTTCTCACACAG CACGTCtgaagcagcagctggcagcacTGCAGCAGGAGAGTGAAGAGGAGCAGCAGGCCTCCAGGAGGGAGGTGATGAAGCTCAGGGACCAACTTCACCAGGCTTACCAGGAGAGAGATGAAGCCCGCACAGAGGTGCAGCAGATGGGGATGACACTGGGGGCAGCTACTGCTGCCAAG ATGGATGTGGCTCTGGCTGCCGAGGAGCTGAAGATTGTCAAATCAGAGATGAGTCAGAAACTGATAGAG ATGAAAGAGCAGATGAGGCAGGAGTCCGTCTGTTCCCATGAAGCCATGAAATCTCACGGTGAGCTTCTCCAGCGGGTtaaggagatggagagagtggtggagatggagaggagacag GCTTTGCTGCTGCAGTCAGATTGCCAGGCGCTGCATGTGGAGGTCCAGACCAGCCGGCAGCGatttgaggaagaaaaagacagaagcaGACAGCTCAAAGAACAGACAG AAATTAAAGACTCCCTTGTGTTTGAGttaaaaactgaactgaaa aggcagcagagagaaaacagtaaACTACTGAAAGAGGgcagagagctgagagctgctgcagagagagTCCAG GCCGAGAGGAGTCGTACTGTCAAGCAACTGCAAGAGCAAGACCTGCTGCTAGAGGCAGCCAGACACAACATTCAGGCTGAGCTGCAGGTGGTGCTAACAGACAAAGCTAGCCTGCAGATGGAGCT GGAGAAGCTGAAAGGTGAACATGCCCAGCTCCAGCAGAGCTCCTCGATTGCACAGGAGACAGCGGTCACTCAGAGGGAACTGCTGGAGCGGACCATTGAAAGGCTGCGGGGGGAAATGTGTACAGCCAAAAAAGAGGAGGACACAATGAGGAAACACCTGGAGGGTTCCAAAGCTGAG TTATGTCTGATTGTCACTAAGTTGGAGGGTGAGCGGAGCACTCTGGAGACCCAACTGAGTGAGGCCAAG CTGGAGGTGGGATCCCTGAGCTCAGCTTTACAGAGTCAGCAGGACGAGAACAGGAAGCTCATGGGAAAAGTGACTGCATTAGAGCAGCAACAG CATGCTTTGCAGCAGGTGGACCAGACACTGAAGTATCGAACTGACGACAAAAACAAGCTGGCCTTTGATAAAGGGAAACTTAag ATCAGTGAACTGGAGGCCTTGCAGAATTTCTGTGATCCTTCAGGGAAAGTTGTCAGTCAAACCCTGGAAAACATCCTGGCCTCCCATACCAGATTCCAACTCAACAGCCAGACGCAGCAGCAGGACTTGGGGGGGCGAGAACAAGAGCTGGACACTCTCAAGAAGGACAG GCTGCAGGTCCAGAGAGAGATCAGGAAACACCAGACAGAGGTGGAGAAACTCCAGCAACTCCTGACATCTTCTCATTCCAAGAACAACGGAGCT TTGGAATCCTTGCAGAAGGCCTTGGACACAGCCACAGTGGACAACAAGAGACTGGCCAAGAGTCTGGAGCAGGCTGTGTTGACCAACAGCAGTTTACATAGCAAACTGGAGCAGGCCAGAGACTGGTACCAGGGCACTATCACACTGAG AGATGAAGAGCTACGGGAGGCTCGGTCAAAGATCCATCATTTGTCTGAAGAGCTGGCCACAATAAAGCATCAAACGAGGGAAGACTACAAATCGTCCATGAGGACACTGCAGCGTGAAATCTCAGAG ctgaaaatgacaGTTAAGGATTCTGCAAGCGGGTCAGGTGACCTGTCCAAGGCTAATCGGGAACTGCGCCGACGGATGTGCGAGCTAGAGCAGCTGGTGTCCAAACAGAAAGCTTGTATCAAAGAGCAGAGGAGCCAGCTGAGGCAACAGCAGGACAGCGGAAATTTACAGGACAACTCTCAGAAAGTTGAG AGTTTAGAGGAGAGCACCAGGGATCTGCCTGAGAAAGAGTCGACTGACAGGACGCTCCAGGACATCAGGGTGAACTCCCAGCAG GTTTTAAGCAAACAGGACGCAGAGTTGGAGAGGTGGACGTCTACCATCCAACGCTGGGAGGCCAAGAGAGAGCTGGCTCACGTCGTTGGAGGACCGAGCCTGTGA
- the ccdc150 gene encoding coiled-coil domain-containing protein 150 isoform X1: MSRSAMPSLSVEATAPEALSLLDQRLLLAEEQTEALIQDMGSLGVSRDQILGSAERMDATQRPVSPLKIRHVLGDVGMLWQQCDSLVSRVCRMESLLQTLKLTVFRLEIERELDPSHTARLKQQLAALQQESEEEQQASRREVMKLRDQLHQAYQERDEARTEVQQMGMTLGAATAAKMDVALAAEELKIVKSEMSQKLIEMKEQMRQESVCSHEAMKSHGELLQRVKEMERVVEMERRQALLLQSDCQALHVEVQTSRQRFEEEKDRSRQLKEQTEIKDSLVFELKTELKRQQRENSKLLKEGRELRAAAERVQTLNTQLQSQCSQLSSALRSLTVKNTQQQSEHQANLKAERSRTVKQLQEQDLLLEAARHNIQAELQVVLTDKASLQMELEKLKGEHAQLQQSSSIAQETAVTQRELLERTIERLRGEMCTAKKEEDTMRKHLEGSKAELCLIVTKLEGERSTLETQLSEAKLEVGSLSSALQSQQDENRKLMGKVTALEQQQHALQQVDQTLKYRTDDKNKLAFDKGKLKISELEALQNFCDPSGKVVSQTLENILASHTRFQLNSQTQQQDLGGREQELDTLKKDRLQVQREIRKHQTEVEKLQQLLTSSHSKNNGALESLQKALDTATVDNKRLAKSLEQAVLTNSSLHSKLEQARDWYQGTITLRDEELREARSKIHHLSEELATIKHQTREDYKSSMRTLQREISELKMTVKDSASGSGDLSKANRELRRRMCELEQLVSKQKACIKEQRSQLRQQQDSGNLQDNSQKVESLEESTRDLPEKESTDRTLQDIRVNSQQVLSKQDAELERWTSTIQRWEAKRELAHVVGGPSL; encoded by the exons ATGTCCCGCTCAGCCATGCCGTCCCTCAGTGTTGAGGCCACAGCCCCAGAGGCTCTGTCCCTTCTGGACCAGCGCTTGTTGTTGGCGGAGGAGCAGACTGAAGCTCTTATTCAAGACATGGGCTCACTGGGAGTTTCAAGGGACCAAATCTTAGGATCTGCAGAGAGAATGGATGCTACTCAACGGCCTGTGAGTCCCCTGAAGATACGTCATGTCCTGGGGGATGTAGGCATGCTGTGGCAACAGTGCGACTCTCTAGTGAGCCGAGTGTGTCGCATGGAAAGCCTGCTACAGACTCTGAAACTCACAGTCTTTCGTCTTGAGATTGAGAGAGAGCTGGATCCTTCTCACACAG CACGTCtgaagcagcagctggcagcacTGCAGCAGGAGAGTGAAGAGGAGCAGCAGGCCTCCAGGAGGGAGGTGATGAAGCTCAGGGACCAACTTCACCAGGCTTACCAGGAGAGAGATGAAGCCCGCACAGAGGTGCAGCAGATGGGGATGACACTGGGGGCAGCTACTGCTGCCAAG ATGGATGTGGCTCTGGCTGCCGAGGAGCTGAAGATTGTCAAATCAGAGATGAGTCAGAAACTGATAGAG ATGAAAGAGCAGATGAGGCAGGAGTCCGTCTGTTCCCATGAAGCCATGAAATCTCACGGTGAGCTTCTCCAGCGGGTtaaggagatggagagagtggtggagatggagaggagacag GCTTTGCTGCTGCAGTCAGATTGCCAGGCGCTGCATGTGGAGGTCCAGACCAGCCGGCAGCGatttgaggaagaaaaagacagaagcaGACAGCTCAAAGAACAGACAG AAATTAAAGACTCCCTTGTGTTTGAGttaaaaactgaactgaaa aggcagcagagagaaaacagtaaACTACTGAAAGAGGgcagagagctgagagctgctgcagagagagTCCAG ACCCTGAACACGCAGCTGCAAAGTCAGTGCTCACAGCTCAGTTCTGCCCTGCGTTCACTCACGGTGAAGAATACACAGCAACAGTCTGAACATCAGGCCAACTTAAAg GCCGAGAGGAGTCGTACTGTCAAGCAACTGCAAGAGCAAGACCTGCTGCTAGAGGCAGCCAGACACAACATTCAGGCTGAGCTGCAGGTGGTGCTAACAGACAAAGCTAGCCTGCAGATGGAGCT GGAGAAGCTGAAAGGTGAACATGCCCAGCTCCAGCAGAGCTCCTCGATTGCACAGGAGACAGCGGTCACTCAGAGGGAACTGCTGGAGCGGACCATTGAAAGGCTGCGGGGGGAAATGTGTACAGCCAAAAAAGAGGAGGACACAATGAGGAAACACCTGGAGGGTTCCAAAGCTGAG TTATGTCTGATTGTCACTAAGTTGGAGGGTGAGCGGAGCACTCTGGAGACCCAACTGAGTGAGGCCAAG CTGGAGGTGGGATCCCTGAGCTCAGCTTTACAGAGTCAGCAGGACGAGAACAGGAAGCTCATGGGAAAAGTGACTGCATTAGAGCAGCAACAG CATGCTTTGCAGCAGGTGGACCAGACACTGAAGTATCGAACTGACGACAAAAACAAGCTGGCCTTTGATAAAGGGAAACTTAag ATCAGTGAACTGGAGGCCTTGCAGAATTTCTGTGATCCTTCAGGGAAAGTTGTCAGTCAAACCCTGGAAAACATCCTGGCCTCCCATACCAGATTCCAACTCAACAGCCAGACGCAGCAGCAGGACTTGGGGGGGCGAGAACAAGAGCTGGACACTCTCAAGAAGGACAG GCTGCAGGTCCAGAGAGAGATCAGGAAACACCAGACAGAGGTGGAGAAACTCCAGCAACTCCTGACATCTTCTCATTCCAAGAACAACGGAGCT TTGGAATCCTTGCAGAAGGCCTTGGACACAGCCACAGTGGACAACAAGAGACTGGCCAAGAGTCTGGAGCAGGCTGTGTTGACCAACAGCAGTTTACATAGCAAACTGGAGCAGGCCAGAGACTGGTACCAGGGCACTATCACACTGAG AGATGAAGAGCTACGGGAGGCTCGGTCAAAGATCCATCATTTGTCTGAAGAGCTGGCCACAATAAAGCATCAAACGAGGGAAGACTACAAATCGTCCATGAGGACACTGCAGCGTGAAATCTCAGAG ctgaaaatgacaGTTAAGGATTCTGCAAGCGGGTCAGGTGACCTGTCCAAGGCTAATCGGGAACTGCGCCGACGGATGTGCGAGCTAGAGCAGCTGGTGTCCAAACAGAAAGCTTGTATCAAAGAGCAGAGGAGCCAGCTGAGGCAACAGCAGGACAGCGGAAATTTACAGGACAACTCTCAGAAAGTTGAG AGTTTAGAGGAGAGCACCAGGGATCTGCCTGAGAAAGAGTCGACTGACAGGACGCTCCAGGACATCAGGGTGAACTCCCAGCAG GTTTTAAGCAAACAGGACGCAGAGTTGGAGAGGTGGACGTCTACCATCCAACGCTGGGAGGCCAAGAGAGAGCTGGCTCACGTCGTTGGAGGACCGAGCCTGTGA